The Phytohabitans houttuyneae genome has a segment encoding these proteins:
- a CDS encoding glycosyltransferase 87 family protein → MNVRGAAGLWALFGAVAAGSAALVLARPAAQRLSDLHIYYGAAEHVGAGRPLYEYVAANGGPFTYPPFAMVLLRPLTVLPEGALQVLWLALSVAAVAAIAASVRGAFGGGRVAVAAVACAVLVSAPAQSNLRFGQMSFFVVLLALVDAVGLTPPRWRGLLVGVAAAIKLTPLLFVVYFLLAGRPRDAARAVAAFAACALVGAAVLPADSWAYWTGTVLQTSRVGNLAWMGNQSLHGMLLRAGVDPGTLPVIWATLVAVIAGTALWRARTLARGFTVPPAGDRDRPAEPVRAAVLVGCATVVASPVSWPHHQVWTVLAAMLLVATHGVTQRVAGGVLLVVMTVSLGAVLGDVSTYPGVQFLLENARALGVAAVCLAGCGGVAAAAARVRSRRRAGLRVAVVGAALLACFAVLPLPAGADPTFKAYTLDDAANPRYFFASRAWSGAAPAPAAAVRFGVAREKTKMRVNGVVADAVTRLEYRSAPGGSARVIPLLAVVAPGPREFSFRSANLTHGRLTAYAADGRELAAFTDLTTPTP, encoded by the coding sequence GTGAACGTGCGCGGGGCGGCGGGACTGTGGGCGTTGTTCGGCGCCGTCGCGGCCGGGTCCGCGGCGCTGGTGCTGGCCCGCCCGGCCGCGCAGCGCCTGTCCGACCTGCACATCTACTACGGCGCGGCGGAGCACGTCGGGGCCGGGCGGCCGCTGTACGAGTACGTGGCCGCCAACGGTGGCCCGTTCACGTACCCGCCGTTCGCGATGGTGCTGCTGCGCCCCCTCACCGTCCTGCCCGAGGGCGCCCTGCAGGTGCTGTGGCTGGCCCTGTCGGTCGCGGCGGTGGCCGCGATCGCCGCGTCGGTGCGGGGCGCGTTCGGCGGCGGGCGGGTCGCGGTGGCGGCGGTGGCCTGCGCGGTACTGGTGTCCGCGCCGGCCCAGAGCAACCTGCGGTTCGGGCAGATGAGCTTCTTCGTGGTGCTGCTCGCCCTCGTCGACGCGGTCGGGCTGACCCCGCCCCGGTGGCGCGGCCTGCTGGTCGGCGTCGCCGCCGCGATCAAGCTGACCCCGCTGCTGTTCGTCGTGTACTTCCTGCTCGCCGGCCGCCCCCGCGACGCCGCCCGGGCGGTCGCCGCGTTCGCCGCCTGCGCGCTGGTCGGCGCGGCCGTGCTGCCGGCGGACAGCTGGGCGTACTGGACCGGCACCGTGCTGCAGACCTCCCGCGTCGGCAACCTGGCCTGGATGGGCAACCAGTCGCTGCACGGCATGCTGCTGCGCGCCGGCGTCGACCCGGGCACGCTGCCGGTCATCTGGGCCACCCTTGTCGCGGTGATCGCCGGTACCGCGCTGTGGCGGGCCCGGACGCTGGCCCGCGGTTTCACCGTTCCGCCTGCCGGTGACCGTGATCGCCCCGCCGAACCGGTGCGGGCCGCCGTGCTCGTCGGCTGTGCCACCGTGGTCGCCTCACCCGTGTCGTGGCCCCACCACCAGGTGTGGACGGTGCTCGCCGCGATGCTGCTGGTCGCCACCCACGGCGTGACACAGCGGGTCGCCGGCGGGGTGCTGCTGGTCGTGATGACCGTGTCGCTGGGCGCGGTGCTCGGCGACGTGTCCACGTACCCCGGCGTGCAGTTCCTGCTGGAAAACGCCCGCGCCCTCGGCGTCGCCGCCGTCTGCCTGGCCGGCTGCGGCGGTGTCGCGGCCGCCGCCGCCCGGGTCCGCTCCCGGCGCCGGGCCGGGCTGCGCGTCGCGGTCGTCGGGGCGGCGCTGCTGGCCTGCTTCGCGGTGCTGCCGCTGCCGGCCGGCGCCGACCCCACCTTCAAGGCGTACACACTGGACGACGCCGCCAACCCCCGCTACTTCTTCGCCAGCCGCGCCTGGAGCGGCGCCGCACCGGCACCCGCGGCGGCGGTGCGGTTCGGGGTCGCCCGCGAGAAGACCAAGATGCGGGTCAACGGCGTCGTCGCCGACGCGGTCACCCGCCTGGAGTACCGGTCCGCGCCCGGCGGCTCCGCCCGCGTGATCCCGCTGCTGGCGGTGGTGGCGCCGGGGCCGCGGGAGTTCTCGTTCCGCAGCGCCAACCTCACCCACGGGCGGCTGACCGCGTACGCGGCGGACGGGCGGGAACTGGCCGCCTTCACCGACCTGACCACGCCGACCCCGTAG
- a CDS encoding winged helix DNA-binding domain-containing protein, producing the protein MTAFTWAQVVARRLARHGLAAPATDLAATVSAMCGAHAQVMSAAEASIGVRVAGITRADVRHALWQDRTLVKTRGPRGTVHLLAAADLPMWTGALGALPAPPYAGGANALMTPDQVDQVVAAVAAALKDAELTGEELTAEVVARCGPWAGERVMEAFQDKWPRWMQAMETASRRGAMCFGPNRGRQTTYTSPARWLPGFTAEPGQVALPELVRRYLYAYGPATPAHFAKWLSIGQRWAQELFATAGLQQVTVDGSPAWVAAGDTAMPAGRPRGVRLLPYFDAYGIGCHPREKVFPGRAGERALNRGQAGNYAVLLVDGTVAGIWHQRRSGKRIAVTVEAFGTLRPSRLKALGEQVERLGQILEGTPTLTLGEVTVGGHA; encoded by the coding sequence GTGACCGCGTTCACGTGGGCGCAGGTGGTGGCGCGGCGGCTGGCGCGGCACGGGCTCGCCGCGCCCGCCACCGACCTGGCCGCCACTGTCAGCGCGATGTGCGGCGCGCACGCCCAGGTGATGTCCGCCGCCGAGGCGTCCATCGGCGTGCGGGTCGCCGGCATCACCCGCGCCGACGTGCGCCACGCCCTGTGGCAGGACCGCACGCTGGTCAAGACCCGCGGCCCGCGCGGCACCGTGCACCTGCTGGCCGCCGCCGACCTGCCGATGTGGACCGGTGCGCTGGGCGCGCTGCCGGCACCGCCGTACGCGGGCGGCGCCAACGCCCTCATGACCCCCGACCAGGTCGACCAGGTGGTCGCCGCGGTCGCCGCCGCGCTCAAGGACGCCGAGCTGACCGGCGAGGAGCTCACCGCCGAGGTCGTGGCCCGGTGCGGGCCGTGGGCCGGCGAGCGGGTGATGGAGGCGTTCCAGGACAAGTGGCCGCGCTGGATGCAGGCGATGGAGACCGCGTCGCGGCGGGGCGCGATGTGCTTCGGGCCCAACCGCGGCCGGCAGACCACCTACACCAGCCCGGCCCGCTGGCTGCCCGGCTTCACCGCCGAGCCCGGGCAGGTCGCGCTGCCCGAGCTGGTCCGCCGGTACCTGTACGCGTACGGGCCGGCCACCCCCGCCCACTTCGCGAAATGGCTGTCGATCGGGCAGCGGTGGGCGCAGGAGCTGTTCGCCACGGCCGGCCTGCAGCAGGTCACCGTCGACGGGTCGCCGGCCTGGGTCGCGGCCGGCGACACCGCCATGCCGGCGGGGCGGCCGCGCGGGGTGCGGCTACTGCCGTACTTCGACGCCTACGGCATCGGCTGCCACCCCCGCGAGAAGGTCTTCCCCGGCCGCGCCGGCGAGCGGGCGCTCAACCGAGGCCAGGCCGGCAACTACGCGGTCCTGCTGGTCGACGGCACGGTCGCCGGGATCTGGCACCAGCGCCGCTCCGGCAAGCGGATCGCGGTCACGGTGGAGGCGTTCGGCACGCTCCGCCCGAGCCGGCTCAAGGCGCTGGGGGAGCAGGTCGAGCGGCTGGGCCAGATCCTGGAGGGCACGCCGACCCTGACGCTGGGCGAGGTCACCGTCGGCGGCCACGCCTAG
- a CDS encoding DinB family protein — protein MPPPRQRPPFVADERTQLVGWLDLQRAIVHYKCEGLPDGDARRVVLPTSPLMTVAGLVSHLRWTEHNWFEVIFLGGPAADNPLYWREPEDADMRVEDGVSLARLLEEYDRQCRRSNEIVAAHGLDETGRHPELRSAQATLRWMVIHMVEETARHAGHLDTIRETLDGRKGYY, from the coding sequence ATGCCGCCACCCAGGCAACGCCCGCCGTTCGTCGCCGACGAGCGCACGCAGCTGGTCGGCTGGCTCGACCTGCAGCGCGCGATCGTGCACTACAAGTGCGAAGGGCTGCCCGACGGGGACGCGCGCCGGGTGGTGCTGCCGACCTCGCCGCTGATGACCGTGGCCGGGCTCGTCTCGCACCTGCGGTGGACCGAGCACAACTGGTTCGAGGTGATATTCCTCGGCGGGCCGGCCGCGGACAACCCGCTCTACTGGCGTGAGCCCGAAGACGCTGACATGCGCGTCGAGGACGGGGTGTCGCTGGCCCGGCTGCTGGAGGAGTACGACCGGCAGTGCCGGCGCTCCAACGAGATCGTGGCCGCGCACGGGCTGGACGAGACGGGGCGGCACCCGGAGCTGCGGTCGGCGCAGGCGACGCTGCGGTGGATGGTCATCCACATGGTCGAGGAGACCGCCCGGCACGCGGGGCACCTGGACACGATCCGCGAGACGCTCGACGGGCGCAAAGGCTACTACTGA
- a CDS encoding metallophosphoesterase family protein, with translation MRLVVTSDTHLPKRARDLPPQLWAAVDAADVVVHAGDWVSVDALDALQARAARLIGVYGNNDGPALRARLPEVAHAELDGLRMAVVHETGPSAGREGRCAARFPGVDVLVFGHSHIPWDTVAPGGLRLLNPGSPTDRRREPYATFLTATVASGALRDVQLHRIGQ, from the coding sequence ATGCGCCTGGTCGTCACCTCCGACACCCACCTGCCCAAACGGGCCCGCGACCTGCCGCCCCAGCTGTGGGCCGCGGTCGACGCGGCCGACGTCGTGGTCCATGCCGGCGACTGGGTATCGGTGGACGCGCTCGACGCCCTGCAGGCCCGCGCCGCGCGGCTGATCGGCGTGTACGGCAACAACGACGGCCCCGCCCTGCGCGCCCGGCTGCCCGAGGTCGCGCACGCCGAACTGGACGGCCTGCGGATGGCGGTGGTGCACGAGACCGGACCGTCCGCCGGCCGCGAGGGCCGCTGCGCCGCCCGCTTTCCCGGCGTGGACGTGCTCGTCTTCGGCCACTCGCACATCCCGTGGGACACGGTCGCCCCGGGTGGCCTGCGCCTGCTCAACCCGGGCTCGCCGACCGACCGGCGGCGCGAGCCGTACGCGACGTTCCTGACCGCGACGGTGGCGTCCGGCGCCCTGCGCGACGTCCAGCTGCACCGGATCGGTCAGTAG
- a CDS encoding epoxide hydrolase family protein — protein MTPFRIDIPDADLDDLRERLARTRWPAQLPGEGWSRGVPVAHLRELAAHWRDGFDWRAQEAQLNAFPQFTTKIDGLDVHFLHVRSPRPDALPLLLTHGWPASFVEFVRLIPLLTGTFHVVVPSVPGFGFSAPPRAAGFSVDAVARMWATLMARLGYDRYGTQGGDLGAYVAPQVAIVDAEHVVGVHIDGGLGFPTEDDVAAMSEAERDEYQQVMSWAGHGVDHHALLRAAPQTFAYGWQDSPAAALAWLAQKFRDFGDEVERDLFLTNASVYWFTGTFGTSSWPMYDTARSTWPTGQKAVPSGVYAGGPALFRRLAERDNTIVHWPEGNPGGHFVAMEEPAAHAADIAAFFDKVAR, from the coding sequence ATGACGCCTTTCCGGATCGACATCCCCGACGCCGACCTCGACGACCTGCGCGAACGCCTCGCCCGTACCCGGTGGCCGGCCCAGCTGCCCGGCGAGGGCTGGAGCCGCGGCGTGCCGGTCGCGCACCTGCGGGAGCTGGCCGCGCACTGGCGCGACGGGTTCGACTGGCGGGCGCAGGAGGCCCAGCTGAACGCGTTCCCGCAGTTCACCACCAAAATCGACGGGCTCGACGTGCACTTCCTGCACGTGCGCTCGCCGCGGCCGGACGCGCTGCCGCTGCTGCTGACCCACGGCTGGCCGGCCTCGTTCGTCGAGTTCGTGCGCCTCATCCCGCTGCTCACCGGCACCTTTCACGTGGTCGTGCCGTCGGTGCCGGGCTTCGGCTTCTCCGCGCCGCCGCGGGCGGCCGGGTTCAGCGTCGACGCCGTCGCCCGCATGTGGGCGACGCTGATGGCCCGGCTCGGCTACGACAGGTACGGCACGCAGGGCGGCGACCTGGGCGCGTACGTGGCGCCGCAGGTCGCGATCGTCGATGCTGAGCACGTGGTGGGCGTGCATATCGACGGCGGGTTGGGCTTTCCGACCGAGGACGACGTGGCGGCGATGAGCGAGGCCGAGCGGGACGAGTACCAGCAGGTCATGTCGTGGGCCGGGCACGGCGTCGACCACCACGCCCTGCTGCGGGCCGCGCCGCAGACCTTCGCGTACGGGTGGCAGGACTCACCCGCCGCCGCGCTGGCCTGGCTGGCGCAGAAGTTCCGCGACTTCGGCGACGAGGTCGAGCGGGACCTGTTCCTGACCAACGCCAGCGTCTACTGGTTCACCGGCACGTTCGGCACCTCGTCCTGGCCGATGTACGACACGGCGCGCTCGACCTGGCCCACCGGGCAGAAGGCGGTGCCCAGCGGCGTGTACGCCGGCGGCCCGGCGCTGTTCCGCCGCCTCGCCGAGCGCGACAACACGATCGTGCACTGGCCGGAGGGCAACCCCGGCGGCCACTTCGTCGCCATGGAGGAGCCGGCGGCGCACGCGGCCGACATCGCGGCGTTCTTCGACAAGGTGGCGCGGTGA
- a CDS encoding HNH endonuclease signature motif containing protein, producing the protein MLETVLDNVGGLSKRHTPESLRALLLARSTRRPDGCLIVQGYGTQRGVHQKIAGRAWAHIVAYAVFVGPVDPTLKVDHTCGVKDCVEPTHLRQISHAENCRTRVQAPTCRNGHERELDPATGRLRRQCRRCNADAQQRWRIRQAAERAASLTPQGMAESKARWDAR; encoded by the coding sequence ATGCTGGAGACCGTGCTCGACAACGTCGGTGGACTGTCCAAGCGCCACACCCCCGAGTCGCTGCGCGCGCTGCTGCTGGCCCGCTCGACCCGCCGCCCGGACGGCTGCCTGATCGTCCAGGGCTACGGCACCCAGCGCGGCGTCCACCAGAAGATCGCCGGACGGGCCTGGGCGCACATCGTGGCGTACGCGGTCTTCGTCGGCCCGGTCGACCCCACCCTCAAGGTCGACCACACCTGCGGCGTCAAAGACTGCGTCGAGCCGACCCACCTGCGTCAGATCAGCCACGCCGAAAACTGCCGGACCCGCGTGCAGGCGCCCACCTGCCGCAACGGTCACGAGCGCGAGCTCGACCCGGCGACCGGCCGGCTGCGCAGGCAGTGCCGCCGCTGCAACGCCGACGCCCAGCAGCGCTGGCGCATCCGCCAGGCCGCCGAGCGGGCCGCCTCCCTCACCCCGCAGGGCATGGCCGAGTCGAAGGCCCGCTGGGACGCCCGCTAG
- the pip gene encoding prolyl aminopeptidase, giving the protein MTYPHIEPYAHGMLEAGDGHRVYWETCGNPDGRPAVVLHGGPGSGCTPAWRRFFDPEAYRVVLFDQRGCGRSTPSAAEPDADLSTNTTHHLLADIELLRTHLGVERWLVFGGSWGSTLGMAYAQRHRERVTALVLFSVAVATVRNVEWITESMRRFFPAQWAAFKAGAGGQPGRLVDAYARLLADPDPAVRDRAARDWCDWEDSHVAVTAGHKPSARYQDPRFRRLFARLVTHYWRHGAWLDDEQILRGAATLAGIPGALIHGRLDVSSPLDDAWELAQRWPDADLVVVDDAGHGAGYPGMTQACLAALDRFARSPQTP; this is encoded by the coding sequence GTGACGTACCCACACATCGAGCCGTACGCGCACGGCATGCTCGAGGCCGGCGACGGCCACCGCGTGTACTGGGAGACCTGCGGCAACCCCGACGGGCGTCCCGCGGTCGTGCTGCACGGCGGGCCCGGGTCCGGGTGCACCCCGGCGTGGCGGCGGTTCTTCGACCCGGAGGCGTACCGGGTGGTGCTGTTCGACCAGCGCGGCTGCGGCCGCAGCACCCCCTCGGCCGCCGAGCCGGACGCGGACCTGTCCACCAACACCACCCACCACCTGCTGGCCGACATCGAGCTGCTCCGCACCCACCTGGGCGTGGAGCGGTGGCTGGTCTTCGGCGGCTCGTGGGGCTCCACGCTGGGCATGGCGTACGCGCAGCGGCACCGCGAGCGGGTCACCGCGCTGGTGCTGTTCAGCGTCGCGGTCGCCACCGTCCGCAACGTCGAGTGGATCACGGAGTCGATGCGGCGGTTCTTCCCGGCCCAGTGGGCGGCGTTCAAGGCCGGCGCGGGCGGGCAGCCGGGCCGGCTCGTCGACGCGTACGCGCGGCTGCTGGCCGACCCGGACCCCGCCGTGCGGGACAGGGCGGCCCGCGACTGGTGCGACTGGGAGGACAGCCACGTGGCGGTCACCGCCGGCCACAAGCCGTCCGCGCGGTACCAGGACCCGCGTTTCCGGCGGCTGTTCGCGCGGCTGGTCACCCACTACTGGCGGCACGGCGCCTGGCTCGACGACGAGCAGATCCTGCGCGGCGCCGCGACGCTGGCCGGCATCCCGGGCGCGCTCATCCACGGCCGCCTCGACGTGAGCAGCCCGCTGGACGACGCGTGGGAGCTGGCCCAGAGGTGGCCCGACGCCGACCTCGTCGTGGTCGACGACGCCGGGCACGGCGCCGGCTACCCCGGGATGACACAGGCCTGCCTGGCCGCCCTCGACAGGTTTGCCAGGAGCCCTCAGACGCCGTGA
- a CDS encoding RNA polymerase subunit sigma-70, producing MTDARAVGADEAAFIAAVRSDDPARFALMTERHRRELQVHCYRMLANYEDAQDMTQETFLRAWHKRASFKGHAALRTWLYRIATNACLDFLEKRNDRTPVPSGLADGGSEVLYLQPYPDRMLPEDPQESVVARETIELAFIVAVQHLPPRQRAVFILRDVVGWPAAKAADALELTVASVTSALQRARVTMREQLPDRRVDWRRPATHELSDDERGVVKLYIDAHERNDLDGLMALLRDDLRFVMLPEAGTSASTAKDAVDGWVSGGLFQPGYDDWRCIATTVNLMPAAALYLRTPDGPEYRLFTMAVLDIVDGKIAELTGFDAADKPWLDLPPTL from the coding sequence GTGACCGACGCCAGAGCGGTGGGCGCCGACGAGGCCGCGTTCATCGCGGCGGTCCGCTCAGACGACCCGGCGCGGTTCGCGCTCATGACCGAACGCCACCGGCGTGAGCTTCAGGTGCACTGCTACCGGATGCTCGCGAACTACGAGGACGCCCAGGACATGACGCAGGAGACGTTCCTGCGCGCGTGGCACAAGCGGGCCTCGTTCAAGGGCCACGCGGCCCTGCGGACCTGGCTGTACCGGATCGCGACGAACGCCTGCCTCGACTTCCTGGAGAAGCGCAACGACCGCACACCCGTACCGTCCGGGCTGGCGGACGGCGGCTCCGAGGTGCTGTACCTGCAGCCGTACCCCGACCGGATGCTCCCCGAGGACCCGCAGGAGTCGGTGGTGGCGCGGGAAACGATCGAGCTGGCGTTCATCGTCGCCGTCCAGCACCTGCCGCCGCGGCAGCGGGCGGTGTTCATCCTGCGCGACGTCGTCGGCTGGCCGGCGGCGAAGGCTGCCGACGCCCTCGAGCTGACCGTCGCATCGGTGACCAGCGCGCTGCAGCGGGCCCGGGTGACGATGCGCGAGCAGCTGCCCGACCGCCGCGTCGACTGGCGCAGACCCGCCACCCACGAGCTGTCGGACGACGAGCGCGGCGTGGTGAAGCTGTATATCGACGCCCATGAGCGCAACGACCTCGACGGGCTGATGGCCCTGCTCCGCGACGACCTGCGCTTCGTGATGCTGCCCGAGGCCGGCACGTCGGCCAGCACGGCCAAGGACGCGGTGGACGGCTGGGTCTCCGGTGGGCTCTTCCAGCCCGGCTACGACGACTGGCGCTGTATCGCCACGACGGTGAACCTCATGCCCGCAGCCGCGCTGTACCTCCGCACGCCCGACGGCCCGGAGTACCGGCTGTTCACCATGGCGGTCCTGGACATCGTCGACGGGAAGATCGCCGAGCTCACCGGATTCGACGCCGCCGACAAGCCATGGCTGGACCTGCCGCCGACACTGTGA
- a CDS encoding dihydrofolate reductase family protein, which translates to MRKLIFAMNVTLDGYIAARGDDLGWSGGDGPDSPPSDELFQWWSDRVAATGLSLYGRKLWELMSSDWSTADQQPGATPAVIEFARRWRDVPKVVFSSTIDKVDWNARLVTGDAVAEITRLKAEDGGPMDIAGATLAGAAMRAGLIDEYVLVTVPVLVGGGTPYFTALDSWVKLNLVETRTFPGGRLLTRYETRR; encoded by the coding sequence ATGCGGAAACTGATCTTCGCCATGAACGTGACCCTGGACGGCTACATCGCCGCGCGCGGGGACGACCTCGGCTGGAGCGGGGGTGACGGGCCGGACTCGCCGCCGAGCGACGAGCTGTTCCAGTGGTGGTCCGACCGGGTGGCGGCGACCGGCCTGTCGCTGTACGGGCGCAAGCTGTGGGAGCTGATGAGCTCCGACTGGTCGACCGCCGACCAGCAGCCCGGCGCCACACCGGCGGTGATCGAGTTCGCCCGCCGCTGGCGGGACGTGCCGAAGGTGGTGTTCTCCTCGACGATCGACAAGGTCGACTGGAACGCCCGCCTGGTCACCGGCGACGCGGTCGCCGAGATCACCCGGCTCAAGGCCGAGGACGGCGGCCCGATGGACATCGCCGGCGCGACGCTCGCCGGGGCGGCCATGCGGGCCGGGCTGATCGACGAGTACGTGCTGGTCACCGTGCCGGTCCTGGTGGGCGGCGGCACCCCGTACTTCACCGCGCTGGACAGCTGGGTGAAGCTGAACCTGGTGGAGACGCGGACGTTTCCCGGCGGCAGGCTGCTGACCCGATACGAGACGAGGCGATGA
- a CDS encoding carbonic anhydrase: protein MDDGVDSGWPASPASALQLLVDGNKRFVAGERLHPHQDADRRAALAPAQRPFAVLFGCSDSRLAAEIIFDRGLGDLFVVRTAGHVVGAEILGSIEYAVAALDTPLIAVLGHDSCGAIAAALDAVRHGTTPDGFVRDVVERVMLSVLAVRSQALADADAAVEEHIRYTVDLLVRRSQVIADRLADGRLGVVGLSYGLGEGTVRRVAGHGV from the coding sequence ATGGACGACGGCGTGGACAGCGGGTGGCCGGCTTCGCCGGCTTCGGCGCTTCAGCTGCTGGTCGACGGCAACAAGCGGTTCGTCGCCGGTGAGCGGCTGCACCCTCATCAGGACGCCGACCGGCGGGCGGCGCTGGCGCCGGCGCAGCGGCCGTTCGCGGTGCTGTTCGGGTGCAGCGACTCCCGGCTCGCCGCCGAGATCATCTTCGACCGGGGGCTGGGTGACCTGTTCGTCGTGCGCACCGCCGGCCACGTGGTCGGCGCGGAGATCCTGGGCAGCATCGAGTACGCGGTGGCGGCCTTGGACACCCCGCTGATCGCGGTGCTCGGCCACGACTCGTGCGGTGCGATCGCGGCCGCGCTGGACGCGGTGCGGCACGGCACGACGCCGGACGGGTTCGTGCGGGACGTGGTGGAGCGGGTGATGCTCAGCGTGCTCGCGGTCCGCAGCCAGGCCCTCGCCGACGCGGACGCGGCCGTCGAGGAGCACATCCGGTACACCGTGGACCTGCTGGTCCGCCGCTCGCAGGTGATCGCCGACCGGCTCGCCGACGGCCGCCTGGGCGTGGTCGGCCTGTCGTACGGCCTCGGCGAGGGCACCGTGCGCCGGGTGGCCGGTCACGGCGTCTGA
- a CDS encoding helix-turn-helix transcriptional regulator produces the protein MTRLLSLLSLLQTPREWPGGELARRLGVSLRTVRRDVERLRALGYPVEATMGAAGGYRLGAGAAMPPLLLDDEEAVAIAVGLRAAAGHAVQGIEEAAVGALAKLEQVLPKRLRHRVAALGAATQPLLTWERPTVDPELLTLLAGAVTNSERIRFGYRDQDGAGTERRVEPHRLVCAGRRWYLVGWDTDRDDWRIFRVDRVTDPAVIGYRAVARQLPDGDAAAFVTRRLSERTPVYRAVATLHAPIERVAGRIGDSPDDLVAVDARTCRLNSHTDTLDFVAWRLMTLGCDFEVHEPPELVARLRELGARAARAAGPPDAGT, from the coding sequence GTGACCCGGTTGTTGAGTTTGCTGTCGCTGCTGCAGACGCCGCGGGAGTGGCCGGGCGGTGAGCTGGCCCGCCGCCTCGGGGTCAGCCTGCGCACGGTGCGCCGGGACGTGGAGCGGCTGCGCGCGCTCGGGTACCCGGTGGAGGCCACGATGGGCGCGGCCGGCGGCTACCGCCTCGGCGCCGGTGCCGCGATGCCGCCGCTGCTGCTGGATGACGAGGAGGCGGTCGCGATCGCGGTGGGGCTGCGCGCCGCGGCCGGCCACGCGGTGCAGGGCATCGAGGAGGCGGCGGTGGGCGCCCTCGCCAAGCTCGAACAGGTGCTGCCGAAGCGGCTGCGCCACCGGGTCGCCGCCCTCGGCGCGGCCACCCAGCCGCTGCTGACCTGGGAACGGCCGACCGTCGACCCGGAGCTGCTGACCCTGCTGGCCGGCGCGGTCACCAACTCCGAGCGGATCCGGTTCGGGTACCGCGACCAGGACGGCGCCGGCACCGAGCGGCGGGTCGAGCCGCACCGGCTGGTCTGCGCCGGGCGCCGCTGGTACCTGGTCGGCTGGGACACCGACCGCGACGACTGGCGGATCTTCCGGGTGGACCGGGTGACCGACCCGGCCGTCATCGGGTACCGGGCGGTGGCGCGGCAGCTGCCGGACGGCGACGCGGCCGCGTTCGTGACCCGCCGGCTGTCCGAGCGCACCCCGGTGTACCGGGCGGTGGCCACCCTGCACGCGCCGATCGAGCGGGTCGCCGGCCGGATCGGGGACTCGCCGGACGACCTTGTCGCGGTCGACGCGCGGACCTGCCGCCTCAACAGCCACACCGACACGCTGGACTTCGTGGCGTGGCGGCTGATGACGCTGGGCTGCGACTTCGAGGTGCACGAGCCGCCGGAGCTGGTCGCCCGCCTGCGCGAGCTCGGCGCGCGGGCGGCCCGCGCGGCCGGCCCGCCGGATGCTGGGACGTGA
- a CDS encoding MarR family transcriptional regulator, with product MTPARREAVGTLMRHVLELLDGDVATVYRDAGVPDYRPRFSPPIRALVTAGPMSIRDLARAVGVTHSAASQTVAQLSRAGLVTLSPGADARQRIVTLTDRARDLLPLIEAEWAATAAAMRELDAELPMPLGDLLLAVRAALARRPFRDRIRAHT from the coding sequence GTGACCCCCGCTCGACGCGAGGCCGTCGGCACGCTCATGCGCCACGTCCTGGAGCTGCTCGACGGCGACGTCGCCACCGTCTACCGCGACGCCGGCGTGCCCGACTACCGGCCGCGCTTCTCCCCGCCGATCCGGGCGCTGGTCACCGCCGGCCCGATGTCGATCCGCGACCTGGCCCGGGCGGTCGGCGTCACCCACTCCGCGGCCAGCCAGACCGTCGCGCAGCTGTCCCGGGCCGGGCTCGTCACGCTCTCGCCGGGCGCCGACGCGCGGCAGCGGATCGTGACGCTCACCGACCGCGCGCGTGACCTGCTGCCGCTGATCGAGGCGGAGTGGGCGGCGACCGCCGCGGCGATGCGCGAGCTGGACGCCGAGCTGCCGATGCCGCTGGGCGACCTGCTGCTGGCGGTGCGGGCGGCGCTGGCGCGGCGCCCGTTCCGCGACCGGATCCGCGCCCACACCTAG